Proteins encoded together in one Camelina sativa cultivar DH55 chromosome 9, Cs, whole genome shotgun sequence window:
- the LOC104712929 gene encoding aquaporin TIP3-1, translating into MATSARRAYGFGRADEATPPDSIRATLAEFLSTFVFVFAAEGSILSLDKLYWNHAAHAGTNTPGGLVLVALAHAFALFAAVSAAINVSGGHVNPAVTFGALIGGRISAIRAIYYWIAQLLGAILACLLLRLATNGLRPVGFRVASGVGVVNGLVLEIILTFGLVYVVYSTLIDPKRGSLGIIAPLAIGLIVGANILVGGPFSGASMNPARAFGPALVGWRWHDHWIYWVGPFIGGALAALIYEYMVIPTEPPTHHTHQPLAPEDY; encoded by the exons ATGGCAACATCAGCTCGTAGAGCGTATGGTTTCGGTAGAGCCGACGAGGCTACACCCCCTGACTCTATTCGAGCCACTTTAGCTGAGTTTCTCTCCACTTTTGTCTTCGTCTTTGCAGCTGAAGGCTCTATTCTCTCTCTCG ataAGTTGTATTGGAACCACGCTGCTCATGCGGGAACCAACACGCCAGGAGGATTGGTTTTAGTGGCGTTGGCTCATGCGTTTGCTCTGTTCGCTGCGGTTTCAGCAGCGATCAATGTCTCTGGTGGACACGTAAACCCGGCAGTCACTTTTGGTGCTCTTATTGGAGGGAGAATTTCAGCGATTCGTGCCATCTACTACTGGATCGCTCAGCTTCTTGGAGCCATCCTCGCTTGTCTCTTGTTAAGACTCGCTACAAACGGCCTG AGACCAGTTGGTTTCCGTGTAGCATCAGGTGTTGGAGTGGTTAATGGACTTGTTCTAGAGATCATTTTGACATTTGGCTTAGTCTACGTCGTGTATTCGACTTTGATTGATCCAAAACGTGGAAGCCTCGGGATCATAGCGCCGTTGGCAATCGGACTCATTGTTGGAGCAAACATCTTAGTGGGTGGACCATTCTCTGGTGCATCGATGAATCCAGCTAGAGCCTTTGGTCCAGCATTGGTGGGATGGAGGTGGCATGACCACTGGATCTATTGGGTCGGACCATTCATCGGTGGTGCCTTAGCCGCTCTTATATATGAGTACATGGTCATACCCACCGAACCACCTACCCACCACACACACCAGCCCTTGGCTCCTGAAGATTACTAG
- the LOC104712928 gene encoding testis-expressed sequence 2 protein — MVSFAGFAFVFGFLLGILAIVAAEVIGFLFVLKRLNRKSNKRHESNSGSDPTSKNFDPRRSIDFSLSKQGVIWIMEMDESVKDWMKKEKLPKEQKKKRVDLMEVHPIRRFARIKDHKLILSDSDGTQTCITLKGCFVNAVSGSGPTRKWAKRFPIQVESKSSVLYKGNRVFYIFLETSWEKESWCKALRLAACENQERFIWSTKLKDDFRYYLASLNAAYPSFMKPSAGFSFESLDKGIKVDGPSSKVRLFWKKFSKKCSPKVNMPPSGREDKTSTRAYQDSQSTGSSGKSTPARKMQDNIPEETDVQVVSRSWSHSSHGSDIDSEDKSFDEGTLALNVLISRLFFDVKQNTVLKTLVRERIQRVMANMRIPSYIGELICCDVHIGNLPPYIHGTRILPMEMNGVWAFELDIEYTGGAGLEVETRVDAREEELQKGIAEGKLQPNSAGDVSPGLLEGLADFEKQLLPEGIVDAQDVRNGGNDKADEYKGLKGTKAAPNNGSKWKSILKNIAEQVSQVPITLSIEVSSLRGTLCVHMKPPPSDQLWFGFTNMPDIEFNLASAVGEHKITNSHVAMFLVNRFKTAIREVMVLPNCESVTIPWMTAEKDDWIERNIAPFMWLNQDSTSDHEAAEAKSKVDKPPTPEQVQKTANVVPQKPRMEEVPVSAPSADSTALTIESQKSLDELQTPLLESSEKQDTVARGGNGNAGDILPRSIQSPSMSSTMSSEEDDSNSKGKKMGAAKARMFDFRKKVGEKFEEKKRHVEERSRQIVEKMRGP, encoded by the exons ATGGTTTCGTTTGCGGGTTTCGCGTTCGTGTTCGGGTTTTTACTGGGGATTCTCGCGATCGTTGCGGCGGAAGTTATAGGGTTTCTGTTTGTTCTGAAACGTTTGAATCGGAAGAGTAATAAACGACATGAATCGAATTCTGGTTCTGATCCAACTTCCAAGAACTTTGATCCTCGCCGGTCCATTGATTTCAGTCTCAGCAAACAG GGAGTGATCTGGATAATGGAAATGGATGAGAGTGTAAAGGATtggatgaagaaggagaagttaCCAAaggagcaaaagaagaagagagttgatCTCATGGAGGTACATCCAATTAGGAGATTTGCTCGTATCAAAGACCATAAGCTCATCTTGTCAGATTCAGATGGCACTCAGACTTGTATTACTTTGAAAGGTTGCTTTGTTAACGCTGTTTCAGGCTCTGGACCTACTAGGAAATG gGCTAAAAGATTTCCTATACAAGTAGAAAGCAAAAGTTCGGTTTTGTACAAGGGAAACCGAGTGTTTTACATTTTCTTAGAGACTTCTTGGGAGAAGGAGTCATGGTGTAAGGCTCTTCGTCTTGCTGCTTGCGAGAATCAGGAAAGGTTCATTTGGTCCACCAAACTGAAAGACGATTTCCGATACTATTTGGCTTCCCTTAATGCTGCATATCCTTCTTTTATGAAACCATCAGCTGGTTTTAGTTTTGAGTCATTGGACAAAGGGATTAAAGTGGATGGTCCTTCATCAAAGGTTCGTTTGTTCTGGAAGAAATTTTCTAAGAAGTGCTCACCTAAAGTGAATATGCCCCCGTCGGGTCGTGAAGACAAGACTTCAACCCGCGCATACCAAGATTCACAATCTACCGGTAGCTCTGGAAAGAGCACCCCAGCAAGAAAGATGCAAGATAACATCCCTGAGGAAACCGATGTCCAAGTTGTCTCACGTTCTTGGAGCCATAGCAGTCATGGATCGGATATAGATTCAGAAGACAAGTCTTTTGATGAAGGAACATTGGCATTGAACGTACTAATTTCCCGGCTGTTCTTTGATGTCAAACAGAACACAGTGTTGAAGACTTTAGTTCGCGAACGAATCCAG CGGGTGATGGCCAACATGAGAATTCCCAGCTACATTGGTGAATTAATCTGCTGTGATGTACACATTGGAAACCTCCCACCTTATATACACGGTACAAGAATTCTCCCAATGGAGATGAATGGTGTGTGGGCGTTCGAACTAGATATTGAATACACTGGCGGTGCGGGACTTGAAGTTGAAACTCGGGTTGATGCCCGAGAGGAAGAACTGCAGAAAGGCATAGCTGAGGGAAAATTGCAGCCAAATTCTGCTGGGGATGTTTCACCTGGTCTCCTTGAAGGTCTTGCAGATTTTGAAAAGCAATTACTCCCTGAAGGAATTGTTGATGCACAAGATGTTAGAAATGGTGGGAACGATAAAGCTG ATGAATATAAGGGTTTAAAAGGTACAAAAGCAGCTCCCAATAATGGATCCAAGTGGAAGTCTATTCTGAAGAATATCGCTGAACAAGTTTCCCAG GTCCCTATTACTTTGTCTATAGAGGTGTCTTCGCTTCGAGGGACACTCTGCGTACACATGAAGCCGCCTCCATCTGATCAACTGTGGTTTGGCTTCACAAACATGCCCGATATTGAATTCAACCTTGCCTCTGCTGTTGGTGAACACAAAATCACAAACAGCCATGTTGCTATGTTCTTGGTCAACCGGTTCAAG ACGGCAATACGAGAGGTCATGGTGCTCCCCAATTGTGAAAGCGTAACCATTCCTTGGATGACAGCTGAAAAAGATGATTGGATCGAACGCAATATTGCTCCGTTCATGTGGCTGAATCAAGACTCGACCAGTGATCACGAAGCTGCAGAAGCGAAATCTAAAGTTGACAAGCCACCGACTCCTGAACAAGTACAGAAAACTGCCAACGTTGTTCCCCAGAAGCCTAGAATGGAAGAAGTACCTGTGTCTGCACCATCAGCTGATTCCACAGCTCTGACAATAGAGAGTCAGAAGTCCTTGGACGAACTCCAGACTCCGTTGCTCGAAAGCAGCGAAAAGCAGGATACGGTAGCACGAGGAGGCAATGGCAATGCCGGAGACATTCTGCCGCGCAGTATCCAATCACCGTCGATGTCGTCTACAATGTCGAGCGAGGAGGATGATTCAAATTCAAAGGGAAAGAAAATGGGGGCAGCAAAGGCGAGGATGTTCGACTTCAGAAAGAAAGTGGGAGAGAAGTTCGAAGAGAAGAAACGTCACGTGGAGGAAAGAAGTAGACAGATTGTTGAAAAGATGAGAGGACCTTGA
- the LOC104712930 gene encoding uncharacterized protein LOC104712930 isoform X2, giving the protein MWWWCSSTKGRSNLERFLLGITPKPPSFSLPQEHGKDEVEYFRLGDLWDCYDELSAYGFGSQVELNNGDTVMQYYVPYLSAIQIHTNKPGLISRNQSEVVESESSECWSDSESEKLLSRSMSNDSSKTWDAVSEDSVSDPDATLLLKDRLGYLDFKHIERDPPYKRVPLTDKIIELAEKYPGLITLRSVDMSPASWMAVAWYPIYHIPACKTEKDLTTGFLTYHTLSSTFQDADNVVEGDQSNNKDQEETEECDEESVVNKRIPLPPFALASYKMQGDLWSKTGFDQDRLNYLQKAADSWLKQLNVEHHDYNFFINSSF; this is encoded by the exons ATGTGGTGGTGGTGTTCTTCAACTAAAGGTCGTTCGAATCTTGAGAGGTTTCTTTTAGGAATCACTCCTAAGCCTCCTTCCTTCTCTCTTCCTCAG GAACATGGAAAGGATGAGGTTGAGTATTTCAGACTTGGTGATCTTTGGGACTGTTACGATGAGCTGAGTGCATATGGCTTTGGATCGCAGGTCGAGTTAAACAATGGTGACACTGTTATGCAGTACTATGTCCCGTATCTATCAGCCATCCAAATCCACACTAACAAACCCGGCTTGATTTCCAG GAACCAGAGTGAGGTGGTTGAATCTGAGAGTAGCGAGTGTTGGAGCGATAGTGAGAGTGAAAAGTTGCTGTCAAGGTCAATGAGCAATGATTCGAGCAAAACATGGGATGCTGTCTCTGAAGATTCGGTTTCTGATCCGGATGCTACACTACTGCTGAAAGATAGACTTGGTTACCTTGACTTTAAGCACATCGAAAGAGATCCTCCCTACAAGCGGGTTCCCTTAACCGACAag ATAATTGAACTGGCGGAGAAGTATCctggactcataaccttaaggAGTGTCGATATGTCTCCTGCAAGTTGGATGGCTGTTGCGTG GTACCCTATATATCACATCCCAGCATGCAAGACTGAGAAAGATTTGACGACAGGCTTCCTAACTTATCACACTCTTTCTTCGACTTTTCAAG ATGCAGATAATGTGGTGGAAGGAGATCAAAGCAACAACAAAGACCaggaagaaacagaagagtGTGATGAAGAATCTGTTGTCAACAAGAGAATCCCATTGCCTCCATTTGCTTTAGCTAGTTACAAAATGCAAGGTGATCTTTGGAGTAAGACAGGATTTGACCAAGACCGGTTGAATTATCTTCAAAAGGCTGCAGATTCATGGCTCAAACAGCTCAATGTTGAACACCATGACTATAACTTTTTCATAAACTCGAGCTTCTAA
- the LOC104712930 gene encoding uncharacterized protein LOC104712930 isoform X1 — protein sequence MWWWCSSTKGRSNLERFLLGITPKPPSFSLPQEHGKDEVEYFRLGDLWDCYDELSAYGFGSQVELNNGDTVMQYYVPYLSAIQIHTNKPGLISRNQSEVVESESSECWSDSESEKLLSRSMSNDSSKTWDAVSEDSVSDPDATLLLKDRLGYLDFKHIERDPPYKRVPLTDKIIELAEKYPGLITLRSVDMSPASWMAVAWYPIYHIPACKTEKDLTTGFLTYHTLSSTFQAADNVVEGDQSNNKDQEETEECDEESVVNKRIPLPPFALASYKMQGDLWSKTGFDQDRLNYLQKAADSWLKQLNVEHHDYNFFINSSF from the exons ATGTGGTGGTGGTGTTCTTCAACTAAAGGTCGTTCGAATCTTGAGAGGTTTCTTTTAGGAATCACTCCTAAGCCTCCTTCCTTCTCTCTTCCTCAG GAACATGGAAAGGATGAGGTTGAGTATTTCAGACTTGGTGATCTTTGGGACTGTTACGATGAGCTGAGTGCATATGGCTTTGGATCGCAGGTCGAGTTAAACAATGGTGACACTGTTATGCAGTACTATGTCCCGTATCTATCAGCCATCCAAATCCACACTAACAAACCCGGCTTGATTTCCAG GAACCAGAGTGAGGTGGTTGAATCTGAGAGTAGCGAGTGTTGGAGCGATAGTGAGAGTGAAAAGTTGCTGTCAAGGTCAATGAGCAATGATTCGAGCAAAACATGGGATGCTGTCTCTGAAGATTCGGTTTCTGATCCGGATGCTACACTACTGCTGAAAGATAGACTTGGTTACCTTGACTTTAAGCACATCGAAAGAGATCCTCCCTACAAGCGGGTTCCCTTAACCGACAag ATAATTGAACTGGCGGAGAAGTATCctggactcataaccttaaggAGTGTCGATATGTCTCCTGCAAGTTGGATGGCTGTTGCGTG GTACCCTATATATCACATCCCAGCATGCAAGACTGAGAAAGATTTGACGACAGGCTTCCTAACTTATCACACTCTTTCTTCGACTTTTCAAG CTGCAGATAATGTGGTGGAAGGAGATCAAAGCAACAACAAAGACCaggaagaaacagaagagtGTGATGAAGAATCTGTTGTCAACAAGAGAATCCCATTGCCTCCATTTGCTTTAGCTAGTTACAAAATGCAAGGTGATCTTTGGAGTAAGACAGGATTTGACCAAGACCGGTTGAATTATCTTCAAAAGGCTGCAGATTCATGGCTCAAACAGCTCAATGTTGAACACCATGACTATAACTTTTTCATAAACTCGAGCTTCTAA
- the LOC104712930 gene encoding uncharacterized protein LOC104712930 isoform X3, with protein sequence MWWWCSSTKGRSNLERFLLGITPKPPSFSLPQEHGKDEVEYFRLGDLWDCYDELSAYGFGSQVELNNGDTVMQYYVPYLSAIQIHTNKPGLISRNQSEVVESESSECWSDSESEKLLSRSMSNDSSKTWDAVSEDSVSDPDATLLLKDRLGYLDFKHIERDPPYKRVPLTDKIIELAEKYPGLITLRSVDMSPASWMAVAWYPIYHIPACKTEKDLTTGFLTYHTLSSTFQDNVVEGDQSNNKDQEETEECDEESVVNKRIPLPPFALASYKMQGDLWSKTGFDQDRLNYLQKAADSWLKQLNVEHHDYNFFINSSF encoded by the exons ATGTGGTGGTGGTGTTCTTCAACTAAAGGTCGTTCGAATCTTGAGAGGTTTCTTTTAGGAATCACTCCTAAGCCTCCTTCCTTCTCTCTTCCTCAG GAACATGGAAAGGATGAGGTTGAGTATTTCAGACTTGGTGATCTTTGGGACTGTTACGATGAGCTGAGTGCATATGGCTTTGGATCGCAGGTCGAGTTAAACAATGGTGACACTGTTATGCAGTACTATGTCCCGTATCTATCAGCCATCCAAATCCACACTAACAAACCCGGCTTGATTTCCAG GAACCAGAGTGAGGTGGTTGAATCTGAGAGTAGCGAGTGTTGGAGCGATAGTGAGAGTGAAAAGTTGCTGTCAAGGTCAATGAGCAATGATTCGAGCAAAACATGGGATGCTGTCTCTGAAGATTCGGTTTCTGATCCGGATGCTACACTACTGCTGAAAGATAGACTTGGTTACCTTGACTTTAAGCACATCGAAAGAGATCCTCCCTACAAGCGGGTTCCCTTAACCGACAag ATAATTGAACTGGCGGAGAAGTATCctggactcataaccttaaggAGTGTCGATATGTCTCCTGCAAGTTGGATGGCTGTTGCGTG GTACCCTATATATCACATCCCAGCATGCAAGACTGAGAAAGATTTGACGACAGGCTTCCTAACTTATCACACTCTTTCTTCGACTTTTCAAG ATAATGTGGTGGAAGGAGATCAAAGCAACAACAAAGACCaggaagaaacagaagagtGTGATGAAGAATCTGTTGTCAACAAGAGAATCCCATTGCCTCCATTTGCTTTAGCTAGTTACAAAATGCAAGGTGATCTTTGGAGTAAGACAGGATTTGACCAAGACCGGTTGAATTATCTTCAAAAGGCTGCAGATTCATGGCTCAAACAGCTCAATGTTGAACACCATGACTATAACTTTTTCATAAACTCGAGCTTCTAA